In Tachysurus fulvidraco isolate hzauxx_2018 chromosome 1, HZAU_PFXX_2.0, whole genome shotgun sequence, a single window of DNA contains:
- the LOC113662327 gene encoding angiopoietin-related protein 1-like, whose product MFEAEHKLWTLRGYSVCARTERSNYSMGPTSWSLCILFCAWTWGQSMGFSRRRRAWEEKGDDGPKKCSYTFLVPEQKITGPICASRGPSLPDKDRVNRMDIADVRELMSKQRREIDTLRMVVDVDGNMVSEMKLLRKESRNMNSRVTQLYMQLLHEIIRKRDNSLELAQLESRILNATTEALRLSSRYRDLEARFSTLAAVVNNQSVLIGALEERCLQVYGNHRQEPLPPPLVQVVPENIPVQVPRFSNEIQRVHSRAFPRERGSRAGPEPTESTLELKRPLSGNFSSEGPFRDCLHAMQAGQATSGMYLLKPDESAGLMQAWCEQDVDNGGWTIIQRRKDGSVNFFRNWESYKQGFGNIDAEHWLGLENIYNLGKQGDYKLLVELQDWMEKKVYAAYSSFHLEPESEGYRLRLGTYQGNAGDSLTSHNGKQFTTLDRDKDAFSGNCAHFHKGGWWYNACGQTNLNGVWYSGGVYRNKFQDGIFWADYGGGFYSMKAVRMMIRPID is encoded by the exons ATGTTTGAAGCTGAACACAAGCTCTGGACTCTCAGAG gTTACAGTGTTTGTGCAAGAACTGAACGCAGTAACTACAGTATGGGACCTACTTCCTGGAGCCTTTGTATTCTCTTCTGTGCTTGGACATGGGGGCAAAGTATGGGCTTTTCACGGAGACGGAGGGCCTGGGAGGAAAAGGGAGATGATGGTCCTAAAAAGTGCTCATACACCTTCCTGGTCCCTGAGCAGAAGATCACAGGGCCCATCTGTGCAAGCCGTGGACCCTCACTTCCAGACAAGGATCGCGTAAACAGGATGGACATAGCAGATGTCCGTGAGCTGATGTCTAAGCAAAGACGTGAGATAGACACCCTGCGGATGGTGGTGGATGTGGATGGCAACATGGTCAGTGAGATGAAACTTCTGCGTAAGGAGTCTCGCAACATGAATTCCCGTGTCACACAGCTCTACATGCAGCTTCTGCATGAGATCATTCGCAAGCGGGATAATTCGCTGGAGCTTGCACAACTTGAAAGCCGCATTCTCAATGCCACAACAGAGGCTTTGCGGCTCTCTTCCCGCTACAGGGATCTCGAGGCCCGATTCTCCACCCTTGCTGCTGTGGTTAATAACCAGTCCGTTCTGATTGGTGCTCTGGAAGAGAGGTGCCTGCAGGTGTATGGGAATCACAGGCAGGAGCCACTTCCTCCGCCTCTGGTTCAGGTGGTTCCAGAGAACATTCCAGTGCAAGTACCCCGTTTTTCCAATGAGATCCAGAGGGTCCACAGTCGGGCTTTCCCCAGAGAGAGAGGttccagagcaggaccagaacCCACTGAAAGTACACTGGAACTCAAGCGACCTCTGAGTGGCAACTTTAGCTCTGAAG GTCCTTTCCGTGACTGCCTTCATGCTATGCAGGCTGGACAAGCCACTAGTGGAATGTACCTTCTTAAACCAGATGAAAGTGCCGGGCTGATGCAAGCATGGTGTGAACAAGATGTGGACAATGGAGGCTGGACCATCATCCagagaaggaaggatggatCTGTTAACTTTTTCAGAAACTGGGAGAGTTATAAG CAAGGTTTTGGCAACATAGATGCCGAACACTGGCTGGGTCTGGAGAATATTTACAACTTAGGCAAGCAGGGAGATTACAAGTTGCTGGTGGAGCTTCAGGACTGGATGGAAAAGAAGGTGTATGCAGCCTACAGCAGCTTCCATCTGGAACCTGAAAGTGAAGGGTACCGCCTGCGTCTGGGCACTTACCAAGGCAATGCTGGGGATTCTTTAACCAGCCACAACGGCAAACAGTTCACCACGCTGGATCGAGACAAGGATGCTTTCTCAG GAAACTGCGCTCACTTCCATAAAGGAGGTTGGTGGTACAACGCATGTGGTCAGACCAATCTCAATGGTGTGTGGTACTCTGGCGGTGTGTATCGCAACAAGTTCCAAGACGGCATCTTCTGGGCAGACTATGGAGGAGGATTCTACTCCATGAAAGCTGTGCGCATGATGATCAGACCTATTGACTGA